CGCCAGCCGATCGACACCCGCGTGCTGCCGGTGGACCGGATGGAGGATATCGTCGGCGCGGTCGAACGGCACATGGCGACGGGGCAGCAGGCCTACTGGGTCTGCCCGATGGTGCGTGATAGCGACAGCGAGGCCGCCGACATTGCCGCTGCCGAGGCACGCTACGCCGCGCTTCAGCACCGCTTCGGACAGGACGTGGTGCTGGTTCATGGCCAGCTTGCGCCCGAGCTGAAGGACGCTGGCATGGCACGTTTCGCCTCGGGCGGGGCAAAGTTGCTGGTCGCCACCACGGTCATCGAAGTCGGGGTCGATGTGCCCAACGCAACCCTGATGGTGATCGAACAGGCCGAACGCTTCGGCCTCGCGCAGCTGCACCAGTTGCGGGGCCGGGTAGGGCGGGGGTCGGAAAAATCCACCTGCCTGTTGCTCCGGTCCGCCGAACTGAGCGAAACCGGCAAGGCCCGCCTCGCCCTGATGCGCGAAAGCCAGGACGGTTTTCATCTCGCCGAGGAAGACCTGCGCCTGCGCGGCGGCGGCGAATTGCTCGGCACCCGGCAAAGCGGCGAGGAAGGCTTCAACATCGCCAGCCTGGAACAGGTCAGTCGCCTCATCCAGATGGCCAGCGACGACGCCCGGCTGCTGGTGGAGAACGAGGGCGGACTGGACGGCGCGGCCCGCGGGGAAGCGGCGCGGCTGGTGCTCTACCTGCTGGAACGCGATTGGGGCGTGCAGACGCTGCGCAGCGGATAGCCTGCGTGATTTTCATTGCAGGGCAAGGTAGCCCTACCTAAAGCCCCGCCAAGCCGCATCCGGAACCTGTCTCACTCGTGATCCTTTCCCCTTTCGAATGGTCCATCGCCAAGCGCTATATGCTGCCCGGGCGAAGCGAGGCGGTTATTGCGCTGGTGGCGGGTATCTCGATCACCGTGGTCATGCTGTCGGTCGCCATGCTGGTGATCGTGATGAGCGTGATGAACGGCTTTCGTGCCGAGCTGCTCGACCGCATCACCGGGCTGAACGGCCATGCCGTGGTGCAGGCCTACGGCGGGCGACTGGAAAACTGGCAGGAGGTGTTGGCCGATGTCGAACAGACGCCCGGCGTCACCCGCGCCAGCCCGTTGATCGAACAGGCCCTGATGGGCAGTTACAACGGCCGCGCCGACGCGATCTTCGTGCGCGGCAACACGCAGGCAGATATCGATCGCCTGCGCCCCAATGTCATCGCCGGCGATCTCGCGACCCTGCAAGAGGGTTCGATGAACGTCGCCATCGGCAGCCGGTTGCAGCAAAACCTGGGCATCCGGCTGGGCGAGACGCTGACCGTGATCAACCCGCAGGGCCGCACCACGCCCTTCGGCACAGTCCCGCGCCAGATCGGCTATACCGTCACCGCGGTGTTCGAGGTGGGGCTGTACGACTTTGACGAACGCTTCGTCGTCATGCCCATCCCCAACGCGCAGACGCTGCTGCTGACGGGCGATGCCATCGGCATGATCGAGGTGCAGACAGAGGATCCCGACCGGGTCGACGAGATCATGGTGCCGATCACCGAACGCCTGTCCGGCCGCGCCGTGGTGACCAACTGGCAGCAGATGAACGCCAGCTTGTTCGAAGCCCTTCAGGTGGAGCGGGTGGCGATGTTCTTCGCGCTGTCGATCATCGTGCTGGTCGCCGCGTTCAACATCCTTTCCTCGCTGGTCATGCTGGTGCGATCCAAGACCCGCGACATCGCCATCATCCGCACGATGGGCGCCACGCGCCGCAGCCTGATGAAGATCTTCGTCACCACCGGCAGCGTGATCGGAATGCTGGGCACCTTTGCCGGCCTCGCGCTGGGCTTCCTGGTGCTGTTCTTCCGCAACGGGATCGTCACCTTCCTGTCCACGGCCTTCGGGGTGGAACTGTGGGATCCCTCGGTCCGCTTTCTCACCGAACTGCCCAGCAAGACCGATCCTTTCGAGATCCTGATGATCGCCGGTATGGCCATGGGCCTGTCGTTCCTGGCAACGCTGTATCCCGCCTACCGCGCGTCGAACACCGATCCGGTGGAGGTGCTGCGGTATGAGTGACGGCATGATCATTCCCCCGGTCGTACGGCTGACGAACCTTGCCCGCAGTTTCGAGCAGGGCGGGGTCACCATCGACGTCCTGAACGGCGTCGACCTGTCGATCGCGCCCGGCGAGATTGTTGCTCTGCTGGGGCCGTCCGGTTCGGGCAAGTCGACGATGTTGCAGGCGGTCGGCCTGCTCGAAGGCGGCTTCTCCGGCAAGATCGAGATCGCCGGGATCGACGCCAGCTCGCTCGACAGCGCGGCCCGAACGGAACTGCGCAAGAATCACCTCGGCTTCGTCTACCAGTTCCATCACCTGCTGCCTGACTTCACCGCGATGGAAAACGTGGTCCTGCCTCAACTGCTGCATGACGTGAGCCGCGGCGATGCCACCGCCCGGGCGGAGGAACTGCTGGGCAAGCTGGGCCTATCGCACCGCACGACCCACCGGCCGAGCCAGCTTTCGGGCGGCGAGCAGCAACGCGTTGCCGTGGCCCGCGCGCTCGCCAACCGGCCGCAGCTGGTGCTGGCGGACGAGCCGACGGGCAATCTCGACGAAAAGACCTCCAACCGCGTGCTGGGTGAATTCCTCGATTTAGTGCGCGGACAGGGCAGCGCCGCGCTGGTGGCGACGCACAACCAGGTGCTCGCTGCGAAGATGGACCGCGTCGTCGTCCTGCACGAAGGCCGTATCGAGCAGAAACCCTGACGCACCTGCCGCGTTGAACGGCAAAAGGAGAATACGCTCGATGACCGATCACCCCAGCACCTATCGCGCCGCCGATACCCACCGCGAGGGCATCCAGTGGGATGACCGCGCCTCGCTTCACCGCAACGATGACGGTGGCGGCGTGCTCGACGGGGCCAAGGGTGTGCGCAAGGGCACCTTTGCCGAGATGATCCGCTTCGTGATGATGCTGCCCGAGGGCGAACGCAGCCAGTATCACATCCAGAAGGCCGGTGACCGCGAATATTCCTACGCTGAAATCGCCGACCTCGCCACGCAAGAGGGTTTCCCCGCCGCCTGATGTTTGAAGGGCTGACCGCCTGGTTTCTCTCGCTTGGGGAGAATTACGGCGTCAACCCGTGGGTATTTGGCGCAATCTACGTCGGCGCTATTCCCTTCTTCCTCGCGAGCGTGGGCTGGATCGTGAAGCGGGCGCGCGCCGGCCAATCCACCGTGTTGCCGGCCATGCTGGCCGGGTTCTTCTTCGTGTCCGCCTACCTTTACCTCGCCATCGCCGGGCGCAATATCCCGGTGTGGGTGTGGATATTCCTCGCGGTGCTGATCGTCTGGGGCGCATGGTCGCAGGTGCGCCAGACGCGGCGGCGCATTGCGCAGTCGTCTACGGGGGACAGCGGCACCTGAGCGCTTGGCGAATCCCCCCGCCGTTCGCATATTGCGCGCCATGGCCTTTGCACCCTTTATCCCGTTGCGCGTCTTCTCCAGCTACTCGATGCTGGAAGGCGCGATCGATCCCAAGGCCATTGCCAAACTGGCGCGGGAGCGGGGCTTCCCCGCCATCGCCATCTGCGACCGTAACGGCCTTTACGGCAGCACCATGTTCGCCAGCGCCTGCAAGGCAGAAGGCGTGCAACCGATCGTCGGCACCCTGCTCGGGGTATCGCGCGGGAACGCGGAGCCGGTCGACTATCTTCCGCTCTATGCTCAGGACGATGACGGGTGGAACAACCTGTGCCATCTGGTCAGCAAGGCCCACCTCGAGCGCCCGCTGACCGAGGAACCGCATGTCCGGTTGCCGGATCTGGAGGGGCGGACCGACGGCCTGATCGCGTTGACCGGCGCGGGGGAGGGCGCGGTCACCCGCCTGCTGGCGGATGGCAAGGAGAGGCGCGCGCACGAGTTCGCGCGGCATCTCGGCACGCTGTTTCCCGGCCGGCTCTACGTCGAACTGGCGCGGCGGGGTGATGGCGTGGAGGAAGCGGCGGAGGCCGGCCTGATTGACCTTGCCTACGCGCTCGACCTGCCACTGGTCGCCACCAACCCCGCCAACTTCGCCGATCCGCACCAGCACGCCGCGCACGATGCCATGCTGTGCATTGCCCACTCCACCCACGTCGACAGTGCCGAGCGCCCGCGTTCCAATCCGCAGACCTTCGTCAAGTCGGCACGGATGATGGAGGAATTGTTCGCCGACCTTCCCGAAGCAACCGCCAATTCGCTCGTCGTCGCCCAACGCTGCGCCTTTGCGCCGCCCAAGCGCAAGCCTATCCTGCCCAGCCTCGCCGGCGATCTGGAAGGCGAGGCGCGGATGCTGGCGGAAGATGCGAGGCGCGGGCTGGCCGCGCGGCTGGAGCGGTATGCAACGCTGTCTGACGAAGACCTGCGCGCCTACACCGAGCGACTGGATTTCGAGATCGAGGTCATCGCCGGCATGGGCTTTCCCGGCTACTTCCTGATCGTTGCCGACTTCATCAAGTGGGCCAAGAACGAAGGCATCCCGGTCGGGCCGGGGCGCGGTTCGGGTGCAGGCAGCCTGGTCGCATGGTCGCTTACGATCACCGATCTCGATCCGCTGCGGCTCGGCCTGCTGTTCGAACGCTTCCTCAATCCGGAACGCGTGTCCATGCCCGACTTCGACATCGACTTCTGCGAAACCCGCCGGGGGGAGGTGATCCGTTACGTGCAGCAACGCTACGGTCACGACAAGGTCGCCCAGATCATCACCTTCGGCAAGCTGAAGGCGCGCGCGGTTCTGCGCGATACGGGCCGGATCCTGCAGATGCCCTATATGCAGGTCGATCGCCTGACCAAGATGGTGCCCAACCAT
This is a stretch of genomic DNA from Aurantiacibacter arachoides. It encodes these proteins:
- a CDS encoding lipoprotein-releasing ABC transporter permease subunit, encoding MILSPFEWSIAKRYMLPGRSEAVIALVAGISITVVMLSVAMLVIVMSVMNGFRAELLDRITGLNGHAVVQAYGGRLENWQEVLADVEQTPGVTRASPLIEQALMGSYNGRADAIFVRGNTQADIDRLRPNVIAGDLATLQEGSMNVAIGSRLQQNLGIRLGETLTVINPQGRTTPFGTVPRQIGYTVTAVFEVGLYDFDERFVVMPIPNAQTLLLTGDAIGMIEVQTEDPDRVDEIMVPITERLSGRAVVTNWQQMNASLFEALQVERVAMFFALSIIVLVAAFNILSSLVMLVRSKTRDIAIIRTMGATRRSLMKIFVTTGSVIGMLGTFAGLALGFLVLFFRNGIVTFLSTAFGVELWDPSVRFLTELPSKTDPFEILMIAGMAMGLSFLATLYPAYRASNTDPVEVLRYE
- a CDS encoding ABC transporter ATP-binding protein codes for the protein MSDGMIIPPVVRLTNLARSFEQGGVTIDVLNGVDLSIAPGEIVALLGPSGSGKSTMLQAVGLLEGGFSGKIEIAGIDASSLDSAARTELRKNHLGFVYQFHHLLPDFTAMENVVLPQLLHDVSRGDATARAEELLGKLGLSHRTTHRPSQLSGGEQQRVAVARALANRPQLVLADEPTGNLDEKTSNRVLGEFLDLVRGQGSAALVATHNQVLAAKMDRVVVLHEGRIEQKP